TGCTACATCAGCTGGAGCGCGAGCAACCGGTCGGCCCAGATCCGTGTTCCCGCCCCGCGCGGCAACAGCACCCGTGTCGAGTTCCGGAGCCCCGACCCGACCTGCAACCCGTACCTTGCCTTCGCGGCGATGCTCGCTGCCGGTATGGATGGTGTCCGGAACAAGATCGCGCCCCCGGAGAGCACCAACAAGAACATCTTCCACATGACCCTTGCCGAGCGGCAGGAAACCGGCATCGAGACGCTGCCCGGGAATCTCTACGAGGCAAATTTGGCGCTCCTCGCCGACGACGTCGTCTGCAAGGCGCTTGGAAAACATATTGTGGATGCGCTCACCTGCATCGCAGAGGCCGAGTGGGATTCGTTCCGCACCGCAGTGCACCCCTGGGAAGTCGAGCGCTACCTGGCAACCTACTAATACCTTTTTCCATCCGGGTGGACACCGGTCGCCTTCCCGGGTGCATCTGCTACCGAAGGCTGCCTTTAGGCGCCTTTAATCCGGTGGATCCCTGATTACTTCCTGAAAAATCGTCGTTTCTCTCTTTTTCCTCTGCTGATGTAAAAACAAATGTATAATATCCAGTGGATGGAACCTTCTTGTGTCCGCTATCGTGAGGTATAGCGATGAATCTTAGACAACCGAATGCTAATGAAGCAATTGGAACCGCCAACCGGTCGCGGAACGTCGTTCCGATGTCCGGCCTGTGCACCCGTTGTGTCGACGGGTGCAAGGGGAGCTGCGAAGTCTGGCTCTCCTCGTTCCGTGGCAGAGAAGTTCTCTACCCGGGGCCTTTTGGCGAGATCACAGCAGGCGCAGACAAGAACTACCCGATTGACTATTCTCACCTGAACATCCAGGGCTATGCCGTGGGCGCCAAGGGACTGCCCGAGGGCGTCGAGGCGAACTCCGACTCCGCCGTCTTCTCCGCGGTCGACACGGAGACCGAGTACGGCTGGGACATTAAAGTCCCGATGCGCGTCCCGATCTTCACCGGTGCACTCGGGTCGACCGAGATCGCCCGTGCGAACTGGGAGCACTTTGCAATCGGTGCTGCAATCTCCGGAATTACGCTGGTCTGCGGCGAGAACGTCTGTGGCGTTGACCCCGAACTTGTATTGGACAACAAGGGTAAGGTCAAGGAATCGCCCGAGATGGACCGCCGTATCGGGACCTACAAGAAGTTCCACGACGGCTACGGTGAGATCCTGGTGCAGCTGAATGTGGAGGACACGCGGCTTGGAACCGCGGAGTACGTCTCCTCGAAGCACAACCTCGAGACGATCGAGCTCAAGTGGGGACAGGGTGCCAAGTGTATCGGCGGCGAGATCAAGGTCAAGACGCTCTCCCGGGCTACGGAACTGAAGAACCGGGGCTACGTCGTTCTTCCCGACCCGACCATCCCCGAAGTGCAGAAGGCCTTCGAGGACGGTGCGCTCAAGGAGTTCGAGCGTCATTCCCGCCTTGGGTTCGTGACCCGTGAGGGTTTCCTCGAGGAGGTCGACCGTCTCCGTGATATCGGGTTCAAGCGGATTACGTTAAAGACCGGCGCGTACTCGGCAGTCGAACTCGCCATGGCGCTCCGCTACAGTGCCGAAGCGAAGATCGATCTGCTCACCATCGACGGTGCGCCGGGCGGCACGGGTATGAGCCCCTGGCCGATGATGAACGAGTGGGGTATCCCGACCTTCTACATCGAGTCGCTCACCTACCAGTTCGCAGAAAGGCTCCGCGAACGTGGAATCCGTGTCCCCGACCTCGCTATCGCCGGTGGGTTTGCGGACGAAGCGAACGCCTTCAAAGCACTTGCGATGGGCAGCCCCTATGTCAAAGCGATCTGCATGGGCAGAGCCCTCATGATCCCCGGTATGACCGGCAAGAACATCGCGAAGTGGCTCGAGAAGGGAGAGCTGCCGAAGACCGTCATGAAGTACGGCAGCAGTGTTCCCGAGATCTTCGTCTGCTACGAAGAGCTCAAGGAGAAGTACCACGACCAGATCGACGAGATCCCTCTCGGTGCGCTCGGTATCTACTCCTATGCCCAGAAGTTCAAGATCGGCATGCAGCAGATCATGGCGGGCAGCAGGAACTTCAACTTAAAGACCGTCTCCAGGAACGACCTGATGGCGCTGACCGAGGAGGCCGAGAAGGTATCCGGCATTCCGTACGTCATGAGTGCCTACCGGGACGCAGCAGAAGCAATTCTGGACTCCTGATCGGAAAAGCATCTCCGGGAGTGCGGGAGGGTGCGGGGAGAAACCCTGCATTCCCCCTCCGTTCTTTCCCGTTCTATCAAACGGAATGCATGGGCACGTTGTAAGGCTCAAAAAAGAGTAGTATCTTTCTCTTCTGACTATCAGCAGCACTGCTTGCCGCCGGCCTCTTCCCCCTCGAGGAGAAGCCCGCCGAAGAGTACTTTCTCAAGCACCTCTGCGACGTACTTCATCTTCTGGGTGGTCTCCGTATCCTCGTAGCGGTGGATATCCGCGTAGATCTGGAGGCGGAGAAGGCCGAAGCGCAGCTTATCGAGTTCGTCTTCCTTCAGACCCATCGCCTCACGGTAGATCTCCTCGATCAGGAAGGGGAACTCATCGAGGTCGGCAAGTGCCGCGACGATGGGGGTGAAGACAGGGAGCTCTTCACCCCGACCGGTGAGGATCGTACGGGTGTCCATCTTACCCCTCGATCTCGTTGATGAGGGCTTCCATGACGTTGTTGATACTCGCCCAGGTCGGGTTGTCTTCGGCGGTCCTGATGATGAAGGGACGGCCCTCGTCCGCAGCTCGCCGCATCTCCGGGTCGAGTGGAATTGCGCCGAGGAAGGGTACACCGAGCTCTTTTGCTTCCTTCTCGCCGCCGCCCTTGCCGAAGATGTCGATCTCCTCTTTGCAGTGGGGGCAGACGAACCCGCTCATGTTCTCCACGATACCGAGGACAGGGAGTTCAAGCTTCTTGATGAACTCCGCGGCTTTGCTCGAGTCCATCACCGCAACATCCTGCGGCGTGGTGACGATGACGGCGCCGGCGATATTCGGCGCGAGCTGGGCGATCGTGAGTGCCTCGTCGCCGGTGCCCGGCGGCAGGTCGACGACCATGAAATCGAGGTCTCCCCAGTGGACATCCTCGAGGAACTGCCGGATGACTCCCATCTTCATCGGGCCGCGCCAGATGATGGGCGTGCTCCTCGCGGGCAGCAGGAACGCCATCGAGACGACGCCGAGCGTGCCCGTGACCCGGACGGGCTCGATGATCTTCCCATCGTAGGACTGCAGCTTCGCCTCCTCGACGCCGAGCATCTTCGGGATGTTCGGGCCGTGGATATCGAGATCGATGAGGCCGGTTTTATACCCGTGGTTGGAGAGAGCGTATGCGAGGTTCGCTGCAACCGTGCTCTTTCCGACTCCGCCTTTGCCGCTGAGCACGAGGACGACGTGTTTGACGTTGACGTTTGCCTTCGGGGGAAGGCCGTGCGCTTCCGTTTTGCGCGGGTCATCGCACTTTGTCGCGGATGGGCAGCTGGCGCAGTTGCCGCTGCAGTCCTCTCCGGTAGGTTGGTTGGATTCTGCCATAGTACTTATGCTCCGTGGTATGTAGTGAAAATATCGAGCTATTATATATTACCGGTAAACGCAACAAAAACATAGTGGTGAGGGCAAAAGATCCGCCGGAGTGCGTTTCGATCCCGGTGCCTCATCCCCCGGCGGCAGGCGGAAAGAGGGTGACGATATCGCCGTCGGCGAGCGGTGTTGCAAAACCGCCGGTAAAATGAATGTTTCTCCCGCTTTTGAGGATATTGACATACGGCCGGAGTTCCCCGCCGTCGATAAAGAGTGCCGCTCCGAGCCCCGGGTAGCGGTCGGTCAGGATATCGAGAAGGTCCCCGACGGTCGCTCTCTCCGGCACGCCGACGGCGATCTCCCGGGGCATAACCTCCCGGAAACCGGCGAACGCTTTCACGGTCACATGCATTGTGTCATTCCCCTCCGAAGGACGCTGCGGCTCTTGCAGGTCTCCGGCAGATCCGTCTTTTTGTGCGTGATCCCATGTGCAGACAGATCCCGGTTCGGTGGGCATCCCATATGAACCTCGCGACGTGCCCGCCGGGGACGAGTCAGGTACTTATCAATCCCCCTGAGTTAATGTTTTTTAGGAAATCTGCGGATATAACCGAGATCTGCCCGTCAGGAGATCGGAGAGATTTATTATACCCCGGGATCCCATTGGGGCTCTGGTGCTGTTCATGAACGGGTATGCAGACAGAATTCTCTACGTAGATCTGACCCGCAGCTCGACTGAGACCCGCCCGTATCCTGAAGACTGGAAACGACGGTACATCGGCGGCCGCGGCCTTGGGATCCGGCTTCTCACCGAGATGGTAGATCCGATTATCGATCCGCTCGGTGCGGAGAACGTTCTCATCTTCGCCACCGGCCCTATCGCCGGCAGCGGGTTTCCGATCGGATCGCGCTACGACGTCATCACCAAATCGCCCCTGACCGGTACGTGCACGTCGGCGAACTCGGGCGGGAAGTTCGGCACGGCTATGAAACGCGCCGGGTACGATGCCGTCATCTTCACCGGGAGATCAGAAAAGCCCGTCTACCTCTTCCTCGATAACGGCGGTGCAGAGCTCCGTGACGCTTCCGATCTCTGGGGGAAGACGACCAGTGAGACCGCAACGGCGGTGCAGCAGGAGCACGACGATCCCGGGATCAAGGTGGCGTGTATCGGTCCCGCCGGCGAGCGCCTCTCCAGGATCGCCGCGGTCATGAACGAAAACTCCCGTGCCGCCGGGCGCGGCGGCGTCGGTGCCGTTATGGGGTCAAAGAACCTCAAGGCGATCGCGGCGCGGGGGAAGGAGTCGATCGGGGTTGCCGACCGGGAGGCGTTCCTCCGGCTCAAAGGTGAGATCGGCTCGAAGATCCGGGAGAATGCGATATCGGGCGGAGGACTTTCCCGTTTCGGAACCGCCGTCCTCGTCAATATCATCAACGAGAACTACATCCTCCCAGTCCGGAACTTCCAGGAGAGCCACTTCCCGAATGCGGAGGCCGTCTCCGGCGAACATATGACCGAGACGATCCTCACCGGAAAGATGGGATGCCAGGCCTGCGTTATCCAGTGCGGCCGTGAGGTCGAGATCGAGGGCAAACAGATGGAAGGGCCTGAGTACGAGACGATCTGGGCGTTTGGGCCTGACTGCGGCATCGACGATCTTGCGATGATCACAAAGGCAAACCAGCGCTGCAACGACCTTGGCCTCGACACCATCTCGACCGGGGCGACCATCGCCTGTGCCATGGAACTCTCTGAGAAGGGGTATCTCGGCGAGGAGATCCGGTTCGGGGATGCTGCGAAGATGTACGACCTCGTCCGGATGATCGCGTACCGGGAAGGGATCGGGGACGAGCTCGCCGAGGGTTCGTACCGGTTCGCGGAGAAGTACGGCCACCCCGAACTCTCGATGAGTGCCAAGCGGCAGGAGCTTCCCGCCTACGACCCGAGGGGGCTGCAGGGGCACGGCCTTGAGTATGCCACCTCCGTCCGGGGGGGCGACCACGTCTACGGATACATGATAGCCCCCGAAGTGCTCGGCTCTCCGGAGAAACTGGATCCGTATACGAGTGAGGGTAAAGCGGTCTGGACGAAGATCCTGCAGGATCTCACTGCCGTTATCGACTCGTCGGGAAGCTGCCTTTTCACCTCGTTCCCGCTCGGGGCGGGGGATTATGCGGCGATGATCGCGGCCGTCACCGGTTTTGCCATCGACGGCGACGGAGTGCTCGCTATCGGCGACCGGATCTGGAACATGCAGAAGATCTTCAACCTCAAAGCCGGGTTCGGGAAAGAGGACGATACCCTCCCGCCGCGCCTCCTGAACGAGCCGCTCACGGAGGGCGCTCCAGAAGGCCGGGTATGGGAGCGCCAGCCTCTTCTCGATGAGTACTACCGGGCGCGGGGGTGGGACACCGAAGGTCGCCCGACCGCGGAGAAACTCCGGGAGCTTGGGATCGAGTCTCTTGCTCCGGAGGCTGCCGGCATCCCCGGCAGGTGACCTTACCGCTCCTCTCTCTTTATCCGCCACCCGCCGGTTGCTGCGGGAATGCAGTCGATCTCGGGTGAATATGGTTTGATGTCCAGCACCGGTGTCCCGTCGAGGGCGTCAAGACCCCGGACAGCAAGGACGGCACCGCTACGGGAGATCAGATCTACAATGCCGAGCCCGATGGGGTTCGGCCGGGCCGGGGATCGGGTGGAAAAGACCCCTTTCTGTGCGCTTTCTCCCGGAGGCGTGGCGAAGAGCAGTCCCCGCTCTGCCCGGTCGAGCCAGTACAGGACGATCAGGTGGCTGCTCCCTTCCACGTTCTGCAGGCCGGGGGCGAACTCCTCGAAGATATGAATCTCGGCGGTCGTATCGACGAGCCGCCCCTGCCGGGGTGCGTCGCCGCGCTCCCGGTACGGCGAACGGACGACCCCTATTGGAATGCACTCCATGCACGCTTCACGTTCCATAGTCAGTCATGTCTCCTCTGTGCTCCTCCATACGTATCAAGCGTCTCGTTGCAGAGGCGGTCGGCGATTCTGATACAGGGATGTTCCCGAGGAACGCTGACGAAAGAGACCGCCTTGAAGGCCGCCGCACGTTGCAGCACCTTTTGATGGAGTTCTGCAAGATGCTCTTTCCTGATGCGGTACTGCCCGGTGAGCTGCCGGACGACGAGCTCGCTGTCCGAGTGGACGACGACCGTTCCCCCGGTATGCTTCCGGGCTTCGGTCAGTGCATTGATGACCGCGTGGTACTCGGCGACGTTGTTCGTCGCCCGGCCGAGGTAGCCCGTCTGCGATTCGACGATGCTGCCGTCCTGTACGACTACGAATGCCCATGCTGCGGCTCCCGGGTTGCCGCGGGAAGCTCCGTCCGTATAGATGGTAAGTATATCTCCGTTCGTCATGAGTGTATCCTGCCTTACCGGCGGCGGAGGCGGTTCATTTCGGCCGCCTGCATCTGAAGGGTGATTGTCCGATCTGCTCGATGTTATGTATATCCCTTTGCAGGTACCCTTCTACCGTACTACCTTAATAGTCGGGTGGTGCAGAGGCACCCCCATGCTTGATATGGGCAGGGTCATCGAGGATGCATCGCTCCGCGATCGAAGCCATGTCTTTGAAGACCGCACCGATGCAGGGAGAAAGCTTGCGGCATCTCTCTCCACGCTTGAGGACATAGAGAATCCGGTCGTCTGCCCCATTCCTGCGGGCGGCGTTCCTCTCGGGATTGAAGTGGCGCGGGCGCTTTCGGCACCGCTCCGGATGGCCGTTGTCCGGAAGGTGCAGATCCCCTGGAACCCCGAGGCCGGGTTCGGTTCCGTCACCTGGGACGGACGCGTTTTCCTGAACCGGGCTATGCTCGCCGGGCTCACGCTGACTGACGAGGAGATCGATGCGGCCGTCGACAAAGCACGGCAGAACGTCCGCGAGCGGCTCGGGCGGTTCTCGAGCGGTCGGCCGGTTCCGTCCCTTGAGGATGCGACTGCCGTCCTGATAGACGACGGGCTTGCCACCGGGTATACGATGCTTGCTGCCGTCGAGGCCGCGTCGGCAGAGTCGCCCCGGCGCGTAATCGTCGCTGTTCCGACGGGTTCGCTCCGTTCGGTTGAGTTCATGGCGGAAAAGGCCGATCTGGTCGTCTGCCTCAATATAAGATCCGGCTACTCGTTTGCGGTCGCCGCGGCATACAGGAGGTGGCACGATCTCTCCGATAGCGAGGTGGAGAGCTTGCTCATCCAGGCTCGTGATATGGGACTCTTTTAGGAGCGGTCTCTCCCGGCATAACCTCTTTATACCACGTGCCTCATGGGAGGCGGAGGAGTTCTCCATGGATGGCCTCTACATCAATCTCGGGTTTAGCGTCTTTCCGCAGAAGTACACCTGCGATGGAACGAATGTATCGCCGCGTATCGAGATCCGCGGGATCACAACGCCATACTGTGCCGTCATTCTGGAGGATCCGGATTGTCCCGGTGGAACATTTACCCACTGGCTGATCTGGAATGTCGCCGGCAGCGGCAGTCTTCCCGAGGGACTGCCCGCGAGGGGAAAGATTACGGATCCCGTCACCGCGGTGCAGGGCAGGAACGATCACGGTACTCTCGGCTACTACGGACCATGTCCACCGCGGGAATCGACGCACCGGTACTTCTTCCGGGTCTACGGTGTCCGGGAAGAGATCGATCTCGACCCCGGAGCGGACAGGGTTGCCCTTGAAGAGGCGCTGGAGGATCTCATTGAACAGTACGGGGAGGCGATGGCGGCGTACGGGAGGAAGATTGAGGCCTCACCTGGCGTATAGCCTCTCCTCGCCCTTCCCGGTCGTGGGTGCCATGCGGGAGTGAACGAACCGTCCCCGTGCACAATGATTTTATACCAGGTTTCCCCTCCGGGATACCTCGAGGAGGTATACAATATGGATGGTCTTGACGTGCGGCTTGGATTTGACCGCTTTCCCAGGGCATACACCTGTGACGGTGACGACACCTCGCCGGGCATTACGATCGAAGGTCTGCTGACTCCGTATCTCGCCGTCATTCTCGACGACCCCGACTCTTCCGGGGGGACGTTCACGCACTGGCTCATCTGGAATATTCCGGCGACCGATCAGATTCCCGAGGGGATTCCCCCGCTTGGGAAGGTTGAGTATCCGATTCCGGCAGTTCAGGGGATGAACGATTTCTCGCGAGTGGGTTACGGCGGCCCCTGTCCTGCACGGGGCGAGTCGCACCGCTATTTCGTCAGAGTCTACGGGATGCCGGTGTTGCTCGATCTGTCTCCGGGCTCGACCCGGATCGAGCTTGAGACCCTTCTTCGGGGAACCGCAACGCAGTATGGTGAGACGATGGCTCTCTGCGAGCGTGAGTGGGTGCCGGCAATCCCGGGCCGGTAGCGTAGCTTACCCGTCTGGGTTCGGTATCCGCCGTTCCCTTTTTAACTTCTGCGATGCACCTCCTGCTATGGCTGCTGCTGTCGAAAAGCTGACTGTCTCCCTGCCTTCAGCGGAGTTTCGTATCTGGAATACCTGTGACGGCGCCGATCTCTCGCCCGAACTTCGCATCGGTCATCTTAAGCCGGAGGTTCGGTCAATAGCGGTCTTTGCGCTGAACCCCGCAGAAGAAGGCTGTTCCTTTACATCCTGGCTTGCATGGAATATCGACCCGTTGTCTCTCATCCCGGAGGGTATCCCGCCGCAGGGCGTCGTAACCGCTCCGGTGAACGCCGTGCAGGGAACGAACGATTACGGCACGCTCGGGTATCGCGGCCCGTGCCCGCCGAGGGGAGAGACGCATCGCTACCATTTCAAGGTCTACGGGCTCGATGCTTCGCTGAATCTTCCCGCAGGCGCCACCAAACATGAGCTGATCGAGGCGATGAAGGGGCATGTGCTCCAGTTCGGCGATACCGTGGCTATCTACGGGAGGTGACGCTGTTTTTCCTCCCCCGGCCGTTCCGGAGGAAGAGGAGTCCCGGCGCTGCCGGATTGATACCAATCCTTTTATAATATGTTCCGCAATCCGGGAGCGGAGCGTGATAAGATGCATCCGTTGACGGTGACGCTGGAATTCGAGGATTTCCCGGATACGCATACCTGCAGCGGGGAGGATGTCTCTCCGCGGATCATAGTGGAGGGCGTACTGCCAAACATCGTCTCCCTTGCCGTGGTGGCGACGAGCAGCCCTGAAGTGGGGCCTTCGAAGACTTCGTGGGTGGTCTGGAACATCGAACCGGCTGGGCCGATCCCGGCGGGGATACCGAACGAGGAGGTGGTATCTTCTCCGGTTCGGTGCGTTCAGGGGAGAAACGACTTCGGTATCATCGGGTACCGGGGACCGTGCCCGGAGCCTGGAGAGACGGAGGCGTACCTCTTCCGGGTATATGCTCTTGATCTCACTCTCCACCTGCCGCCCGGCGCGAACTGGGAGGAGCTGGTCAGGGCTATGGAGGGGTCGGTGAATCAGATCGGCGAGGCGGTCGTACTCCGGACGGGCTGATCGGGAGCGATGCGGTTCAGGAACAGAGCGGCGCCTACAATCACTACGATCCGGCCGCCCGGCGGCAGGGGTGCGAAAAATGTCCCGGAAGGACGGTTTTCCTCTTCCGGAGGCTCCCGGGAATGTGTCGGCAGTCCGAGAGCCCGGACAATTGCTCTCGAAAGTGAGTGGATGGGAGCCTCCTGCCTACCGTGGCAGCGGAGGGCTCTGTTTCTCGATAGTATGCGCGAGTTTTCCCATCTCGTCGCTCAGCATGCGTATCATATCATCCTGGGTGATGATGCCGATCAATCTGCCGCTGTCGTCAACGATTGGCATTCTCCGTACTCCTTCCCGGGCAACTTTCTCGATCGCCTCGTAGATGCCCATATCGTCCCTGAACGTAACCAGATCTTTCGTCATGATCTCTTCCGCCGTGACATCCTCCGATCTGGCGCCCTTTGCAAGGATCCTGACCACGAGGTCGCGATCGGTTACGATTCCGGCGGGTCTGTCCTCACTGGTGACGACCATGACGCTCCCGACATTTTTATCGTCCATGATCCTGGCAATCTCAACGGCGGGTGTATCCGGCGAGACCGCCACAACCTCTTCCCGGCAACAGTGCATAAGTCCCATGATGCATAACCTCCACCGTCCCTGATCGCGAAATGCTATATTAAAGTAACCCGTCACGCCACCGTTCATGCATCGCCGCCGTGGGGCGCCCCGCACGGCACCGCTGGTGCAATGGAGATTACATGGAGGCGAAGATCCGAAAAAAGAGCACGAGCCTGATGGGGCTCAGCACTTCATCTCCTCGGAGAGGTATTTTCTTCAAGCACCCGTCATCCGGTCTGGTTCCCACTGCCCGAGACCGCCCGCACCTGACCGTCTTCGACGACCAGCGTAGCCTCGGGCGGGATGCCGCCTCCCGGCTGCACGGTCCCGTCGGCATTCATGCCCACGGTCTCCTGCCCCGTGACGGTCCCTCCTCCGATATCCACCTGGTTTTCGCCGATGGAGATGACCCCGACCCCGCTAAAAGCCGTTACGTTGGCAACGGGAGCGATGACGTATTCCCCGTTCTGAGTTACGAAGAGCGACTGATCGGCAAGGAAGTCGAATCGCACGACTGCGGCCGCATCCATGGTCACCGTGAGGTTGGTGGTGACCGTAAACTCGGTCGACGGCATGGTGGCACTCTGGGCACCGGCGGCATCGACGACCGTCGGATTCGAGAATACCAGCTCGATCCGGTCGTAGGCCCCTTCGGCGACGTAGGTGTCGACCAGCGGTAGTTCCGCAGCGTCCTGCCGGAGCTGCGCCAGATCGATCGTCTTTGGCGTGAACGAGAGCTCCTGCCATC
This sequence is a window from Methanoculleus taiwanensis. Protein-coding genes within it:
- the tsaA gene encoding tRNA (N6-threonylcarbamoyladenosine(37)-N6)-methyltransferase TrmO; its protein translation is MEREACMECIPIGVVRSPYRERGDAPRQGRLVDTTAEIHIFEEFAPGLQNVEGSSHLIVLYWLDRAERGLLFATPPGESAQKGVFSTRSPARPNPIGLGIVDLISRSGAVLAVRGLDALDGTPVLDIKPYSPEIDCIPAATGGWRIKREER
- a CDS encoding YbhB/YbcL family Raf kinase inhibitor-like protein, encoding MDGLYINLGFSVFPQKYTCDGTNVSPRIEIRGITTPYCAVILEDPDCPGGTFTHWLIWNVAGSGSLPEGLPARGKITDPVTAVQGRNDHGTLGYYGPCPPRESTHRYFFRVYGVREEIDLDPGADRVALEEALEDLIEQYGEAMAAYGRKIEASPGV
- a CDS encoding FMN-binding glutamate synthase family protein codes for the protein MNLRQPNANEAIGTANRSRNVVPMSGLCTRCVDGCKGSCEVWLSSFRGREVLYPGPFGEITAGADKNYPIDYSHLNIQGYAVGAKGLPEGVEANSDSAVFSAVDTETEYGWDIKVPMRVPIFTGALGSTEIARANWEHFAIGAAISGITLVCGENVCGVDPELVLDNKGKVKESPEMDRRIGTYKKFHDGYGEILVQLNVEDTRLGTAEYVSSKHNLETIELKWGQGAKCIGGEIKVKTLSRATELKNRGYVVLPDPTIPEVQKAFEDGALKEFERHSRLGFVTREGFLEEVDRLRDIGFKRITLKTGAYSAVELAMALRYSAEAKIDLLTIDGAPGGTGMSPWPMMNEWGIPTFYIESLTYQFAERLRERGIRVPDLAIAGGFADEANAFKALAMGSPYVKAICMGRALMIPGMTGKNIAKWLEKGELPKTVMKYGSSVPEIFVCYEELKEKYHDQIDEIPLGALGIYSYAQKFKIGMQQIMAGSRNFNLKTVSRNDLMALTEEAEKVSGIPYVMSAYRDAAEAILDS
- a CDS encoding YbhB/YbcL family Raf kinase inhibitor-like protein, which encodes MHPLTVTLEFEDFPDTHTCSGEDVSPRIIVEGVLPNIVSLAVVATSSPEVGPSKTSWVVWNIEPAGPIPAGIPNEEVVSSPVRCVQGRNDFGIIGYRGPCPEPGETEAYLFRVYALDLTLHLPPGANWEELVRAMEGSVNQIGEAVVLRTG
- a CDS encoding YbhB/YbcL family Raf kinase inhibitor-like protein; translated protein: MAAAVEKLTVSLPSAEFRIWNTCDGADLSPELRIGHLKPEVRSIAVFALNPAEEGCSFTSWLAWNIDPLSLIPEGIPPQGVVTAPVNAVQGTNDYGTLGYRGPCPPRGETHRYHFKVYGLDASLNLPAGATKHELIEAMKGHVLQFGDTVAIYGR
- a CDS encoding phosphoribosyltransferase; the encoded protein is MLDMGRVIEDASLRDRSHVFEDRTDAGRKLAASLSTLEDIENPVVCPIPAGGVPLGIEVARALSAPLRMAVVRKVQIPWNPEAGFGSVTWDGRVFLNRAMLAGLTLTDEEIDAAVDKARQNVRERLGRFSSGRPVPSLEDATAVLIDDGLATGYTMLAAVEAASAESPRRVIVAVPTGSLRSVEFMAEKADLVVCLNIRSGYSFAVAAAYRRWHDLSDSEVESLLIQARDMGLF
- a CDS encoding ribonuclease HI family protein, encoding MTNGDILTIYTDGASRGNPGAAAWAFVVVQDGSIVESQTGYLGRATNNVAEYHAVINALTEARKHTGGTVVVHSDSELVVRQLTGQYRIRKEHLAELHQKVLQRAAAFKAVSFVSVPREHPCIRIADRLCNETLDTYGGAQRRHD
- a CDS encoding Mrp/NBP35 family ATP-binding protein encodes the protein MAESNQPTGEDCSGNCASCPSATKCDDPRKTEAHGLPPKANVNVKHVVLVLSGKGGVGKSTVAANLAYALSNHGYKTGLIDLDIHGPNIPKMLGVEEAKLQSYDGKIIEPVRVTGTLGVVSMAFLLPARSTPIIWRGPMKMGVIRQFLEDVHWGDLDFMVVDLPPGTGDEALTIAQLAPNIAGAVIVTTPQDVAVMDSSKAAEFIKKLELPVLGIVENMSGFVCPHCKEEIDIFGKGGGEKEAKELGVPFLGAIPLDPEMRRAADEGRPFIIRTAEDNPTWASINNVMEALINEIEG
- a CDS encoding CBS domain-containing protein, which gives rise to MGLMHCCREEVVAVSPDTPAVEIARIMDDKNVGSVMVVTSEDRPAGIVTDRDLVVRILAKGARSEDVTAEEIMTKDLVTFRDDMGIYEAIEKVAREGVRRMPIVDDSGRLIGIITQDDMIRMLSDEMGKLAHTIEKQSPPLPR
- a CDS encoding aldehyde ferredoxin oxidoreductase family protein; translation: MNGYADRILYVDLTRSSTETRPYPEDWKRRYIGGRGLGIRLLTEMVDPIIDPLGAENVLIFATGPIAGSGFPIGSRYDVITKSPLTGTCTSANSGGKFGTAMKRAGYDAVIFTGRSEKPVYLFLDNGGAELRDASDLWGKTTSETATAVQQEHDDPGIKVACIGPAGERLSRIAAVMNENSRAAGRGGVGAVMGSKNLKAIAARGKESIGVADREAFLRLKGEIGSKIRENAISGGGLSRFGTAVLVNIINENYILPVRNFQESHFPNAEAVSGEHMTETILTGKMGCQACVIQCGREVEIEGKQMEGPEYETIWAFGPDCGIDDLAMITKANQRCNDLGLDTISTGATIACAMELSEKGYLGEEIRFGDAAKMYDLVRMIAYREGIGDELAEGSYRFAEKYGHPELSMSAKRQELPAYDPRGLQGHGLEYATSVRGGDHVYGYMIAPEVLGSPEKLDPYTSEGKAVWTKILQDLTAVIDSSGSCLFTSFPLGAGDYAAMIAAVTGFAIDGDGVLAIGDRIWNMQKIFNLKAGFGKEDDTLPPRLLNEPLTEGAPEGRVWERQPLLDEYYRARGWDTEGRPTAEKLRELGIESLAPEAAGIPGR
- a CDS encoding ubiquitin-like small modifier protein 1; this translates as MHVTVKAFAGFREVMPREIAVGVPERATVGDLLDILTDRYPGLGAALFIDGGELRPYVNILKSGRNIHFTGGFATPLADGDIVTLFPPAAGG
- a CDS encoding DUF4382 domain-containing protein, with the translated sequence MNRMRGGFLAILVLAALVIAGCTTPLEPNDTGETTPVTTGPAEAGQTQNVSDAGEKEEILGRFAVTVTDEAADLGQVSSISMQVESIRLHNATAGWQELSFTPKTIDLAQLRQDAAELPLVDTYVAEGAYDRIELVFSNPTVVDAAGAQSATMPSTEFTVTTNLTVTMDAAAVVRFDFLADQSLFVTQNGEYVIAPVANVTAFSGVGVISIGENQVDIGGGTVTGQETVGMNADGTVQPGGGIPPEATLVVEDGQVRAVSGSGNQTG
- a CDS encoding YbhB/YbcL family Raf kinase inhibitor-like protein → MDGLDVRLGFDRFPRAYTCDGDDTSPGITIEGLLTPYLAVILDDPDSSGGTFTHWLIWNIPATDQIPEGIPPLGKVEYPIPAVQGMNDFSRVGYGGPCPARGESHRYFVRVYGMPVLLDLSPGSTRIELETLLRGTATQYGETMALCEREWVPAIPGR